The proteins below come from a single Aegilops tauschii subsp. strangulata cultivar AL8/78 chromosome 6, Aet v6.0, whole genome shotgun sequence genomic window:
- the LOC109760683 gene encoding uncharacterized protein — protein MLAADSNAGHNRQSTRPKSGYEPSDTETEWHDSPWNDAILKSQRTRLPKDPARDPQVGTRRQNTSPNRVRDYPDEKTSSLRNNRTPPRVTEQRRHTSPYAGGNNESRKKSSRTPPRFRPSMEKFSRSSIKERISRSRSISTPKLRPHEKEHPSRVPAFRGTPVSTQVERDSIDVMKGASHAENCSPEINELVANSKGPSSKHNEYTCTSTESAGDIFFSRDCRAPLAKTLVKNNSIDKSFTSDSNVDDADVTQANSNNLGRTSQFVSVRTGFSRTTNTIYANGRHSQVSSGTTLSRRLNSDRFSGDSGKFSDFTGKLVGGVMKFTSSRQKTQNDAWFPCVIGKSCRKPEPTNHKTNDDSESTFIRKALVVEKIRLFWADKYRPRTLNGFTCHREQVQQLKQLISPEFCPHIILKGPPGSGKRSLCRAVLTEIFGDSSLNVSHYLKSCNAQGPASAPIFVPLSSSDHHVELNMRSQSKNARYALTALANEMSSKHKITEISATKNFKVIVLYDVDKVSENNQRLIKWIIDSSSDSCKIIMTCQDGPHLLDSITNRCKLISIGVPNTREVVEVLNHISKRESFDLPASLAYTIATRSAHNLREAILALEACRANNYPFVDGQAIPLGWDGVLEELAAEILEDPSPKRLFLVRGKLQKLLVESVPPKLVLQKLVELFLKGIHANIKRDVYYWHAYYDKRLPAGASALLKLEEFIAKFMSIHRKSLAADS, from the exons ATGCTAGCTGCAGATAGCAATGCAGGGCACAATAGGCAGTCAACACGCCCCAAAAGTGGCTATGAACCTTCAGATACAGAAACTGAGTGGCATGATAGCCCTTGGAATGACGCAATATTGAAATCACAGCGGACTCGGTTGCCTAAAGATCCTGCTAGGGACCCCCAAGTTGGTACTAGAAGGCAAAATACATCTCCGAACCGTGTAAGAGATTATCCTGATGAGAAAACTTCAAGCTTGAGGAATAATCGTACTCCTCCCAGGGTCACCGAACAGAGACGCCATACTTCCCCATATGCTGGTGGAAACAATGAATCACGCAAGAAGAGCAGCCGGACACCTCCCAGATTTCGGCCTTCTATGGAAAAATTTAGTCGATCGTCGATCAAGGAGAGGATATCCCGTAGCCGGTCAATTTCTACACCGAAGCTACGACCTCATGAGAAGGAGCATCCTTCTAGAGTTCCTGCATTCCGTGGCACTCCTGTCTCAACACAGGTAGAAAGAGACTCAATTGATGTTATGAAAGGTGCTTCACATGCAGAAAATTGTTCCCCAGAGATCAATGAGTTAGTTGCAAATAGCAAGGGGCCTAGTTCCAAACATAATGAGTATACATGTACAAGCACAGAGTCTGCAGGTGACATTTTCTTCTCCCGTGACTGTAGGGCCCCGCTTGCGAAAACATTAGTAAAGAATAACAGTATTGACAAATCCTTCACCTCTGATTCAAACGTCGATGATGCTGATGTTACTCAAGCAAATAGCAATAATTTGGGCCGGACATCACAGTTTGTTTCAGTCAGGACTGGTTTTTCACGAACTACAAACACCATCTATGCTAATGGTCGGCACTCCCAAGTTAGCAGTGGCACCACTTTGAGTAGGCGGTTAAACAGTGACCGGTTTAGTGGGGACAGTGGAAAGTTCAGTGATTTCACTGGGAAACTAGTTGGAGGCGTCATGAAATTCACCTCTAGCAGGCAGAAGACCCAAAATGATGCTTGGTTTCCATGTGTGATTGGAAAGTCATGTCGTAAACCAGAACCGACAAACCACAAAACAAATGATGATTCTGAATCAACTTTTATTCGGAAGGCACTTGTTGTGGAGAAGATTAGACTTTTCTGGGCTGATAAATATCGTCCACGGACTTTGAATGGATTTACTTGTCACAGGGAGCAAGTTCAACAGCTTAAACAATTG ATCTCGCCTGAGTTTTGCCCTCATATCATTCTCAAAGGGCCTCCAGGATCAGGAAAGAGATCATTATGCAGAGCAGTACTCACTGAGATCTTTGGTGATTCCTCTCTGAAT GTATCTCACTATTTGAAGAGTTGCAATGCCCAG GGACCTGCATCTGCCCCCATTTTTGTCCCATTGTCATCAAGTGATCACCATGTCGAACTCAATATGAGGTCTCAATCCAAGAATGCCAGATATGCTTTGACAGCTCTGGCAAATGAAATGTCAAGTAAGCATAAAATCACTGAGATATCTGCAACAAAGAACTTCAAAG TTATTGTTCTCTATGATGTTGACAAAGTTAGTGAGAATAATCAGCGTTTGATAAAATGGATAATCGATTCCTCCTCTGATTCATGCAAGATAATAATGACTTGCCAAGATGGGCCCCATCTTCTTGATTCTATTACAAACCGTTGTAAGCTTATTAGCATTGGTGTGCCAAATACACGTGAG GTTGTGGAGGTTCTCAATCACATATCAAAAAGAGAGAGTTTCGATCTCCCCGCAAGTTTGGCTTACACCATTGCGACCCGATCCGCGCACAACTTGAGGGAGGCGATATTAGCTCTGGAGGCATGCAGAGCTAACAA TTACCCCTTTGTTGATGGACAAGCTATACCGCTAGGATGGGATGGTGTTCTTGAGGAACTCGCAGCAGAAATTTTAGAAGATCCTTCTCCCAAAAG GTTGTTTTTGGTACGAGGCAAGCTCCAAAAACTTTTGGTTGAATCCGTGCCTCCTAAACTTGTTCTCCAG AAACTTGTAGAGCTGTTCCTGAAGGGAATCCATGCTAACATAAAGAGGGATGTTTATTACTGGCACGCCTACTAC GATAAGAGGTTGCCGGCTGGAGCCAGTGCACTGCTGAAACTGGAAG AATTTATCGCCAAGTTCATGAGCATCCACCGGAAGAGCTTGGCAGCCGATTCATGA
- the LOC109760685 gene encoding uncharacterized protein yields the protein MGRARRGTAAKGTRRPRPAAKAAAVAGDGHEETKDGPEKAAGGGGGFFCCYLLRSLCPRSKSRTYIGFTVNPRRRIRQHNGELRCGAWRTKSGRPWEMMLCIYGFPTNVAALQFEWAWQHPTESLAVRKAAAEFKSLGGIGNKVKLAYTMLNLPSWENLNLTVNFFSTKNTKFTAGCPPLPCHMKTVVSPMEDLPCYVEGLSSEDDIMEPREDEEEPYAAVGGDASDHGLQTLDLETGIVGGESDTDEFFAPMDRSEVFASRISESSAAQPVEEETRIVDCDIEYTIDDFGESDTDEFFAPMERSEVCGSRISESSAAQPVEEETRIADSDVEYPTDDFGYMEWGGIHETSELHVSRTPPRCSSSSCSDDVAGRSVNCVTGEASQVLKAGSDDGNLFFHEIDVVDLVTPVARFARDCSKVASICPKIIDLTNSPIVIEL from the exons atgggtAGGGCAAGAAGGGGAACGGCGGCCAAGGGCACGAGGAGGCCGCGTCCCGCGGCGAAGGCGGCGGCCGTGGCGGGCGACGGACATGAGGAAACCAAAGATGGACCTGAGAAAGccgccggcggcgggggcggcttcTTCTGCTGCTACCTCCTCCGGTCGCTCTGCCCGCGCAGCAAGAGCCGCACGTACATtgg GTTCACGGTGAACCCGCGGCGGCGGATCCGGCAGCACAACGGCGAGCTCCGATGCGGCGCCTGGCGGACCAAGAGCGGCCGCCCCTGGGAGATGATGCTCTGCATCTACGGCTTCCCCACCAACGTCGCCGCCCTCCAG TTCGAGTGGGCGTGGCAGCACCCAACCGAGTCGCTGGCCGTCCGCAAGGCCGCCGCCGAATTCAAGTCGCTCGGCGGCATCGGCAACAAGGTCAAGCTCGCCTACACCATGCTCAACCTCCCTTCATGGGAGAA CTTGAATCTCACGGTGAACTTCTTCTCCACCAAGAATACCAAGTTCACCGCGGGCTGCCCGCCCCTCCCCTGCCACATGAAGACTGTCGTTAGCCCGATGGAGGATCTCCCGTGCTACGTCGAGGGCCTTTCGTCCGAGGACGATATTATGGAGCCtagagaggatgaagaagaacCATATGCGGCTGTTGGCGGCGACGCTTCTGATCATGGTTTGCAGACACTGGATTTGGAAACCGGAATTGTAGGCGGTGAATCAGACACTGATGAGTTTTTTGCTCCAATGGATCGGAGTGAGGTCTTTGCATCAAGAATTTCAGAATCCTCTGCAGCCCAACCAGTGGAAGAAGAAACCAGAATTGTTGACTGTGATATTGAATATACCATTGATGACTTCGGTGAATCAGACACTGATGAGTTTTTTGCTCCGATGGAACGGAGTGAGGTCTGTGGATCAAGAATTTCAGAATCCTCTGCGGCCCAGCCAGTGGAAGAAGAAACCAGAATTGCTGACTCTGATGTTGAATATCCCACTGATGACTTCGGTTACATGGAATGGGGCGGAATTCACGAGACATCAGAATTGCACGTGTCTAGAACACCACCTCGATGTTCCTCGAGCTCGTGCAGCGATGATGTTGCTGGAAGATCAGTAAACTGTGTGACAGGGGAAGCATCTCAAGTGTTGAAGGCAGGTTCAGACGATGGTAATCTTTTCTTCCATGAAATTGATGTGGTAGACTTGGTTACACCAGTCGCCCGGTTTGCTAGAGATTGCAGCAAAGTGGCCAGCATTTGCCCCAAGATTATTGATCTGACAAATTCCCCTATTGTCATTGAGTTGTAA